GCAACTTCCTTATTTATATAATTCAAAAATGCTTCCTCAACCATCTTCCCTTTAACCCATTCTTCCGCTATCTTATACACAGAGGAGTAAAGCTTTTCCCCGTTCTTAGAGAAATTATCTAGGCTAAGCATTGCTACCGGCAACCTACCTGCTTTAAACCTTTCATAAAGCAGGGATGTAACCTTACCCATAGAGCTTTTAGGCATAACAGGACCATTCTTCATATCCTCTAATACTATAGGATAGAGCTTTCCTTCCTGATCCTCAAGATTGTACCCCTTTTCAGTGATAGTCAATGATACTATTTGAAGAGAAGGGGATCTGAACATCTCTTTCAAGCTATTCCAATCTTCATATAAAGGATCACCTTTAAAACCACAAACTATGCTACCTACAACTTTCTTTTCCAATGTACCGTCACTATTTATAGTTATAGCTATACAGAGGTTGTCATAAGGGTAATATATTTTGTCTATTATCTCATAATCGAAAAGCTCCACTCCTATTACACCGGTATCTTCCTTTCCACTTTCAATCATATTCTGTACTATACCAGCTATAAATCCTCTGAATATGTTACCTGCTCCAAAGTGAATCAATTTCGGAGCTTTAAGAGTTCTCTCTCTCACCCTCTCTATGTCGAACTTAGGAAGACTAAAACCTTTATCAAGCCATGATTTTTTATCTTTTATGCCATCCAAACTAAGCCTAAGCAAGATCCTATCACCTCTCAACCCTTCCCGAAGTAGCTCCACCAGCAAGTTTTTCCACTTCGTCCTCGCTTAAACAAGAGAAATCACCAGGAATAGTATGCTTAAGACAGGAAGCTGCTCCGGCAAACTCTGCTTTCTTCTGAGAATCATATCCCTTAAGAGTAGCATATATTAATCCGCCAGCGAAACAATCTCCAGCTCCAACTCTGTCCACTATATAGTGAATTTCATACCTATTCGAGAAGTAAGGCTTACCATTTTCAAATATCATAACAGACCAGAAGTTGACCGTAGCAGAAAGGCTCTCTCTTAAAGTTATTCCCACCGTTTCAAGCTTATACTTACTAGCAATCTCTTCCGCAACCTTAACATAAGCCTCTCTTATAATCTTTCCTGTCTTAAGGTCCAAACCTTCTATATGCATGCCCAAAACCTTTTCCATGTCTTCCTCGTTAGCTATAAGAACGTCCACGTATTCCATAAAAGGTATCATAACCCTTTGAGCTTCCTCTTTACTCCAGAGCTTAGCCCTATAGTTTAAGTCGCAGCTCACCTTTACTCCTTTCCCTTTTGCAACCTCAAGAGCATCCTTAACTATCAGAGGAAGCTCCTTACCCAAAGGTGGAGTTATACCAGAAAAGTGAAACCATTTAGCTCCATCAAGTATCCTCTCCCAGTTGAAATCCTCTCTCTTTGCTGCTGATATTGCAGAACCAGCTCTATCATACACAACCTTACTTGCCCTCTGAGAAGCACCTATCTCCAAGAAGTATATTCCTATTCTCTCCCCCCCTCTTGCAATATAGTCAGTTCTAACTCCATACTTTCTCAAATGCCCAATGGCAGCATCTCCCAAGGGATTTTTAGGTAGCTTAGAAACGAAATAAGCCTCAAATCCCATTTGAGCTAAGAAAGCAGCCACATTAGCCTCGGCTCCGCCATAGGTAACATCGAAACTCTCTGCCTGAAATAACCTCTTATAGTTGGGAGGACTTAACCTAAGCATAATCTCACCAAAAGTTACCACCTTCATTTTAGTACACCTCCTATACTATCCAGAAATTTTCATAAAAGCTCCCCCGAGAAACATGGTAAACCAGGGGATATAGGTTACTAAGAGAAGAACAGCTATCATAGCTATATAGAAAGGCCATAAGGCCCCTAAAACCTCCTCTATTTTCGCCTTACCTATGGCGCACCCTAAAAACAAGGTATTACCGACAGGAGGCGTACAAAGACCGATTGAAAGGTTTATAAGAAGTATTATTCCAAACTGGATCGGGGACCAACCTATTTTAGTTACTATTGGAAGCAATATAGGAGTCATTATAAGAATTAAGGGGGCCATATCCATTACCATTCCCAAAAGAAGCAATAACCCATTTATAAGAAGCATTAATAAATACTTATTATCTGTAATACTAACTAAGCTCTCAGCAACTACCTTAGGAATATTTAAGTAAGCCATAAGATAACCAAAAGCAGAAGCATTAGCTATTAAGAAAAGAACCATTGCTGATGTAGCAACAGAAACCTTCGAAATCTTTAGTACATCTATTAATTTCATGCCTCTATAAATGAATATAGCGACAAACAACGCATATGTAGCAGCTATAACCGAAGCCTCTGTAGCAGTGAAAATTCCAAGTGCTATACCAAAGATTATAACTAAAGCCACAAGAAGCCCTAAAAAGGAATCCCTAAAGCTTATTAAAGCATCTCTCAGAGAGAATCTCTCGGTTATTATCGGATAGTTTCTCTTGCGAGAGATTATATAAGCAGCTATCATCTGCGCCACACCCACCATAATGCCAGGAATATAGCCAGCCATAAAAAGAGCCCCTATGGAAACACCGCCTGCAGCAAGAGAATAAATTATCATATTATGGCTCGGAGGTATTATAATTCCCAAGGTGGCAGATGTAACCGTAACCCCTATGGAGAAATCCTTATCATAGCCCTCTTTAACCATAGCAGGTATCAATATAGAACCAATTGAAGAAACATCCGCCGCTGACGACCCAGAAACACCTCCAAAGAACATACTAGCTAGGATATTTACTATAGCTAATCCGCCCCTAATTCTCCCAACCAATATTTTGGAAAAAGCTATTATCTTTTCCGTAATCCCTCCCTCCGTCATTATCTGACCAGCAAGTATAAAGAAAGGTATGGCAAGAAGCATGACAGAGCTCGCCCCCGATGAGAACCTTTGAAGTATCACGGTCAAAGGAATATTTAAGTAAATAGCTGTTAGAATAGCAGAAAAACCAAGACCCAAGGATATAGGCATACCAATTACCATGGTTAAAAAGAAAGTCGAAAAGAGTATAAGAGCACCTTTTACATTTCTCGCAATGTTTGCAAATAAAGGAAATTCAAAAAGTACCCCTAAACCTAAAAATAGCAACAGCAGAAAAAGAGATAAAACAAAAACACGCCAACTTGCGCTAGGCAACTTTATGGCTAAGCTTTCTTTAGGCCTTTCCTCCAAAAGTCCACGTAAAATACCTAAAGTAGTTAAAACCCCGCATAGGGCTACCGGTATATAAATCCAAGCTATGGAAATCCCCAAAACAGGAAGAATGTTAGGAAGCTTACGTGCAAGCTCAAAGCCATACTTCATAAGAATGACCCCATAGATTAAATTCAAAATCAAAACCATTCTGCTAAGGAGTTTCTGCTCCCATTCTTTAAAGGCACTAAGAAAGATCTCTATCCTCATATGCAGTCCCTGTTGAACGCCTAAGCCAGATCTCAAGAAGGCAAGCCAAACCAAAAGAAGGCTACCAAGTTCCTCAGCAAAGGTTACAGGCGCAGCAAAAAGATAACGTCCAAGAACGTGAATAAAAAATATTACCCATATGGATAGCAAGGTCACTATTTCAAAAAGCTCAACACTTAGCTCTGTAAGAGAAAGTATCTTCTTCATTTCGCTTTACCCCCTGAGTCAAGGTCAGGGTGAGCTCCCTCTTTAAAAGGGAACTCACCCTCCAAACCACTTGAGCTTCCTAAAAACTATTTAACTGCCAATATCTTGTCTATTAACTCCTTATACTTAGAATACTGATCATAGAAGGGCTTTATAGCCTGCTGGAAAGGCCCCTTATCAGGATTGTATATCTTTGCTCCTCCCTCTTGAACCGCTTTCAAGCTTCTCTCCTCAAACTGTTTCCATAAGATCCTCTGGTAAACTGAAGCAGCCTGTCCAGCCATCTTAAATATCATTTTCTCCTCAGGAGATAACTTCTCCCATACGCTC
This DNA window, taken from Synergistota bacterium, encodes the following:
- a CDS encoding TRAP transporter large permease; the encoded protein is MARNVKGALILFSTFFLTMVIGMPISLGLGFSAILTAIYLNIPLTVILQRFSSGASSVMLLAIPFFILAGQIMTEGGITEKIIAFSKILVGRIRGGLAIVNILASMFFGGVSGSSAADVSSIGSILIPAMVKEGYDKDFSIGVTVTSATLGIIIPPSHNMIIYSLAAGGVSIGALFMAGYIPGIMVGVAQMIAAYIISRKRNYPIITERFSLRDALISFRDSFLGLLVALVIIFGIALGIFTATEASVIAATYALFVAIFIYRGMKLIDVLKISKVSVATSAMVLFLIANASAFGYLMAYLNIPKVVAESLVSITDNKYLLMLLINGLLLLLGMVMDMAPLILIMTPILLPIVTKIGWSPIQFGIILLINLSIGLCTPPVGNTLFLGCAIGKAKIEEVLGALWPFYIAMIAVLLLVTYIPWFTMFLGGAFMKISG
- a CDS encoding sugar kinase, giving the protein MKVVTFGEIMLRLSPPNYKRLFQAESFDVTYGGAEANVAAFLAQMGFEAYFVSKLPKNPLGDAAIGHLRKYGVRTDYIARGGERIGIYFLEIGASQRASKVVYDRAGSAISAAKREDFNWERILDGAKWFHFSGITPPLGKELPLIVKDALEVAKGKGVKVSCDLNYRAKLWSKEEAQRVMIPFMEYVDVLIANEEDMEKVLGMHIEGLDLKTGKIIREAYVKVAEEIASKYKLETVGITLRESLSATVNFWSVMIFENGKPYFSNRYEIHYIVDRVGAGDCFAGGLIYATLKGYDSQKKAEFAGAASCLKHTIPGDFSCLSEDEVEKLAGGATSGRVER